One genomic region from Nilaparvata lugens isolate BPH chromosome 3, ASM1435652v1, whole genome shotgun sequence encodes:
- the LOC111045698 gene encoding cAMP-dependent protein kinase catalytic subunit beta-like — protein MSFDRQIKDFQEFLIREKRAFNGKFRKPIQYKIDIDDFEALKTVAKGTFSKFVLAKIVSSHEVCALKICPKKTLVKYRQVEHTRDEKHVLEVIKFPFVVRLLYFFQDNRNLYFALSFVKGIEFNNRLKQLKKFSEDSARFYSAQIVLTLEYLHYLDLIYRNIKPESLVIGNNGYLKLIDFKFCKYIDEKKERTYTICGGPEYLAPEVILSRGYGKSCDYWSLGVIIYEMCCGIPPFTAKDHVKLYEKIIAGKYKMPAAFSKDLNNLIHKLLQIEVPKRIGCLKRGMDDVKAHNWFSTIDWDMVLNRQESPPYLPQKFDDPSKDIREYSSPLDLQTSQNDIFAEEFYDF, from the coding sequence atgagTTTTGACCGACAAATCAAAGATTTTCAGGAATTTCTCATCAGGGAAAAACGAGCTTTTAATGGAAAATTCCGTAAACCAATCCAATATAAGATCGATATTGACGATTTTGAAGCCTTGAAAACTGTGGCAAAAGGCACGTTTTCTAAGTTTGTTTTGGCAAAAATCGTGTCCAGTCATGAGGTATGTGCTCTCAAAATTTGTCCCAAAAAGACATTAGTTAAATACAGACAGGTGGAGCATACACGCGACGAAAAACACGTTTTAGAAGTGATCAAATTCCCATTTGTAGTCCGACTCTTGTACTTTTTTCAAGATAatagaaatttgtattttgctCTATCCTTTGTCAAAGGAATTGAGTTCAATAATCGTCTTAAGCAGTTGAAGAAATTCTCTGAAGATAGTGCCAGGTTTTACAGTGCGCAAATAGTGTTGACTCTTGAGTACCTGCATTATTTAGATTTAATTTACAGAAACATAAAGCCCGAAAGTTTAGTGATTGGCAATAATGGTTATTTAAAGCTAATTGACTTCAAGTTCTGTAAGTATATAGatgagaaaaaggagagaaCATACACAATTTGTGGAGGTCCCGAGTATTTAGCACCGGAAGTCATATTAAGTCGCGGCTATGGTAAATCATGTGACTACTGGTCCCTAGGTGTGATCATTTACGAAATGTGTTGCGGGATTCCACCTTTCACGGCTAAGGACCATGTCAAACTGTATGAAAAAATTATAGCCGGCAAGTATAAGATGCCAGCCGCCTTCTCGAAAGATCTCAATAATCTTATACACAAACTGTTACAAATTGAGGTTCCAAAAAGAATTGGCTGTCTGAAACGTGGAATGGATGATGTGAAGGCTCACAACTGGTTCAGTACTATCGATTGGGATATGGTGTTGAATAGGCAAGAGTCTCCTCCGTATCTGCCACAAAAATTTGACGATCCCTCCAAAGATATACGTGAATACTCCTCACCTTTGGACTTGCAAACATCTCAGAATGATATTTTTGCTGAGGAATTCTATgacttttga